The genomic stretch CCTTTTGAAATAGTTTTATTCCACTGTCAGGTAGTTCAAGGAAACTATGAAATATGGTATGATTTTTGTGTACTCAGTGCATTGGATGGGTTGGGACAGCTGCCTTATGGTGTGTTAATCTTAAATATTACATAAAGAAGTGTAGCTGTTTGATGTTCTGGCTTACCATAAATATTTACTTCTGCTCACTGCTGCAAGGCTCACTTCTGCTCTGCCAAAGACCGTATATGGCAAAATGTCAGGAATCTGAGTGCTACAACATCAAGCAACTAAATTACTCCCCAGTAACAAGATGCAGCTTAGAAACAATACAGAAGACCTTAAGGAGAATTTCACCTTTACCCGGGAAACATGAGTGCTTTCCTCCAGATTAACCTCCCTCTATTTGAGGAAACCAGAAAGTACTTTCAGGGTAAACATGACATGGAGTGGCCTAAGTAAAAAGTCTGAAGAACATACTTGCATTTTGGATATGAAAAGCAGGCATGTGTTTAGTTACTGCACATACAAATGCACATGGGAAGTGGTAGAGACAGACAAACAAATCCACCTCACAAACAGCACAATaacacaaaagcagcaaattgCCAATTTTAAATCTTATGTTAAGGCAAACCTAGATAAACACTCATAACAGGATTAATAAAAATGGGGAGTTTTccttgacttttttctttactttttctgtgATTGGCTTTTACATATCGATAAAATTTCTTTAAGCACTTTCTGGACATCTTCATCCATTTGACCCTAGAcaaggggagaaagaagaaaaaatgattgAATTCAAGCATCTCTCTACTCCTTAAGAAGATTTACAAACTATTTTTGAGGTATAGTAATTACATCAATTTCTCAAAAGGAAGCAGTGTTACATTTGTGCTTAAACAGTCATACCTTTTGGATAGGATGTCTTAGATAAAACATGCAAAGTTCTTACTAGATCTGCAGAAGAAACATCTTTCATTACAATACCAACACTCTGTAACTGACAATATGCAACCATACCTGCACAGCATAGAGAAGATGCATCCTGTAAACTGAGACAATTTCCTGATgatgtttctttgtttcctaGAAAATAGTTAAGCAGGAAGTCACGGAGCATTCAGAACTGTTGAATTCAGAACTCCCCAACTAGATTTAGGGAGCTCTGGGGAATTACAAACCATAGTCTTATGCATGCATGGAAAACCAGCTCAGACAGTACTGTTCCACTAGCCAtctaaaacataattttctcGGAAGCATAGTCCACATAAATGGACCATCCTAGTAAAAAAGCTGGTGAGATTACATCAACTGTAAGAAGCACTGAGCTGCAAAGATGTGGAATGAGCACATACTTACTTCTGAGCTTATCAGCAACCAGAATTGAGGAAAGCCAACAATATTCTGACAAATGAACCCTCAACTGCAACTGAGCTCTTCTCTGATGCCAGTGACCCATCTATCAGCTAATGCCTTCCCAGGGAAGAAGAGATGCTTACAAAGGTCTTAGCCCATGAAATCCTCAGCTAATTACTATACATTCAAACAAGGAAAGCCAACCTCCTTTTTCATGATCACAGACTGCCACATCCCAGAAGCCATCTTTCCAAATAAACGTGAAGCTGTTAGGAAAGCTAGCCtacaagaaggaaagaatgcTTCTGTCCTGTTTTAAATCCTACCCACTTTCCTAATGTGTTGCATATCTTTGCACCTTACACTACTTTGCTGGGCCTTGAGCAGTGGGAGATGAAGGTTCCTTTTGGACTTGGTGGACTGGGATAAGAAACAGCTATGGGCCTTTACACTGACAGGACACAGTGTTTAACTGTCTGCTTATTTATTTCTCCCCACTGCAAGGGAATTTTGACTCTTCTACATATATTGActcttctgtctgtctgctggGGAGAGTAGGAGAGCAGACACCAGGTAAGCCATTAAGGCtgggaattttcttttcagagttaCTCCAGAGCTCTCAATGGCCTCTGGCGGACAGTACCTTCTTTTCACCTTCTGCAGTGAATTAAAATGCTCTTTTGGACAGGCAAGCTCTTGGAAATAGCAATTATGGCTCAACCCAGCTTAGAAGACTGGACCTTTCATGCACAAACAAGTACAATCTTAAAAATCTTTAAGCACTTCAGAATTTTGGAGAATAAACTGTGCTCCCTATAAACACATGGACTTGCTTGATTTGAAACTTCACGCCTTCAGTGACTATTTTCTTCCAAGAAGtcaaatttatttcagcttaaaaaaacaaaaagacttcAGCTGATGAATCAATCCACATGTTCCTGAGAAAACACACAAATCCACTGCACACTGTCCATATTTTTCACAAATCAGGGTCTCAGCAGCAGGTCTGGCCACTACATTCATACACTACATAAAGTACAGAAACTTTGTTCCACTATTGATCTGAGGAAATATATTGGGGAAAACAGCTTGCTTTAGTTAGACTGTTTCTGAGGAGCAATTTGCGACTTTCAGATTCCTAAATGTTTCAGACCATTATAGAATTTCTGGATGAAAACTCCTTTCTTTGTTCTCATTGACTGTGCTCCATTTTAAATAAGGCACAGTCAAGAATGGCACACACATCTTGGGAGAACTGGGAATAATGGTGGGTTTATGAATTATCACACTTACAGTCAGTTGGTTTTGCAACTGCTTCACTTGTTGTTGTAatgcctccagctgctggctttGTCTTTTGGGGGCACTGGTTGAGTAGGAAAGCTGAGAAAGGCTGTTCAATGCTTCTTTTAATTTGCTAACTTCCTTGGACATTTCATTGATCTAGGGAGGCAAAAAATgggttttcattaaaagctaCAAGGCATACTGTATACTCGTGGGTCTCATCTTGGGGGTATTTGTGACTTAAATTTaagaagtggggaaaaacaaGATGTAAACTCAATGGACAAACAGAGACATCATGTAAGCAAAGGGTTACAATGCTTCTCTATTCCCCCCTCCTACCCCAGTCAattcaaaatgcatttcttgtCCTGAAAGCCAGCAATATTTACAAACAAGGATTGCATTTACCACCTTTACAGACACTGCTGCTGAACACAAGACAGAAACATACCAAACATAAGCCAGCTATTCACAGCCAGCAAAATACATAgctttttataaagaaatttgTAGTGACAGATATGGTAGTTGCAGAGTAAAAATAGTCAAGTCATGCTGAGGttgagatcatagaatcatagaatcatagaatcatttaggttggaaaagacctttaagatcatccagtccaaccattaacctaacattaccaagtccaccactaaaccaattaagggtagagtagcaatttcgtgtttcctggcttggtggctggattatttttaatgaaagtaaaaactaggaatcattaagattggaaaggacctctaagatcatcagtccaaccatcaacccaacaccaccatgcctactaaaccatgtcccaaagtggcacgtctacctgttttttgaacacttccaaggatggtgactccaccacctctctgggcagcctgttccaatgcttgactaccctttccgtgaagaaatttttcctaatttccaacctaaacctcccctggtgcagcttgagcccatttcctctcgtcctatcgctagctacttgggagaagagaccaacacccacctcactacaacctcctttcaggtagttgtagagagcgataaggtctcccctcagcctcctcttttccaggctaaacaaccccagttccctcagccgctcctcataagacctgtgctccagacccttcaccagcttcattgcccttctctgaacacgctccagaaCCTCAATTATCTACTAAACTCAGAATAGTGAATCTTTGTTCCTTTctgatattttgttttcttgtctcTTCTGGAATCTCTTCCTGCTGTAAATCCCACTTCTTTGACTTCAGTTGCCTGAATAGTGTGAACCCAACCTAAGCAGAACTTAGAAGAGGTAAATTGAAAGATCATGCGTATCTCCACAGAGGAGGAAACCAACTGTAAAGTCAAACATATTGAAAACTTCTTTGACTTTGATATCTGAATTTTTAGATGGGTAAATGCACTCAGAAGTTACTCTACTGTGATACTTGACACAACATCGTCTATTAGGTCACCGTCCAACATGTTTCGCAGTCTCAACTCATGTACTACCCCCTCCACTTTAGTGAATCACTAACCTTTTTATCTTTATCCTCTTCTAGTTTTGATGAGCTTTCAGAATatcttttcatttcaagaaGATCATCTTGAGCTTGATGGTACTTTtggtgaagaccagccacctCCCGTTCCTTTGCTTCAAGCAGAGTATGCatgccttctttctcttctttcaagtGCAAAACTTCATTTCTCAGTTGCATAGCATCTAAGgacacattttccttctctttgatTACATCCTTCAGTTTGGATGACAAAACACTAACTTCACCCTCTAATGATGACTGGAGATTTTCATATGTAGCCTTGGGTACCATTGCTTCATTAAttgcagctttttcttccagtaattCCTTCTGTAGGTTTCTTACTTCGCTTTCCTTGTTGGTAAGCAGTCCTTTGAgctcatttatttcttcctccatttcctTCACAGTATTTCTGAGTGCATTCATCACCTGATGGTGTTCATTAATTGGCAGAGAGTTCTGTTTCTGAGTGTCTAACAGTTGCTTTAGTTCTTCTGCTTCATCTAATACTTTTGTGTACTGGGATTTCATTTCTGATAACTCATTCtctgctttgtatttcaaaGAATTTGTTACCTGCATCAGTTTTTCATGTTCATCTCTAGGAATGTAGTCCAAAGCTATATCATCTAGagtttttctcttcctataGTCTTCAAGTTCTGTTTGTGCTTCTTTGTACAACTGAGACAATTCACTAAGTTGTCTGTTGAGCTCATCTATTATTCTGTGCATTGCATCTTTAATTTCTCCAGCTTCAGCACTAGATTCCAATTGTGTCTGATTTGTCAGCTTGTCCTGTAgccttttaatttcctcttgCCCTTCTTTGTACCTCTCAATCAACAATGCTTTCTCTTGATTAATGTTATCAATAACTGAACAatatgaattctttattttctcacaGTCTTCCACAGACAATTTGCTTGCCACATTCTGCTCTCTTTCTTCAAACTTTTTCTGTAGCGCTctcactttctctttttgtctttcacttTCCTCCAATGCTCTCTTCAATTCTTGCTTAAGCATTTCAACTTCTTCACATGTAACCTTCAACCTGCTCAGCTCAGAACTGGTTTCTTCACTTTCAGAGGAAACAAGACCCAGCTTCATTTGCCTTTGTACATTCAAAACCTCTTTCACAGCTTCCTCATACTTGTTTTGAGTTTCTTGGAACTTCAGGTTAAGATCAGaaccattttctgaaatgtctgtgCTATTTAAATGATCTGTTTCTGGGACTCTAGACTGGACCTGAGCTTCTGTGTGCTTTCTTTTGGCTTCAGAATTCTCTAATTTCCTCTGCACATCCTTTAAGTCTTCCTGGAGGTACTTCATTTTTACTTCACTGGGGCTTGTCAACTTTTCTTGAATTTGGGTGGCATTTAATGTAGACTTCAGCTCCTGAGCTGAGAACTCACTTTGTCTATCTGCTGTTTGATCAAACTCTGTTTGGGTTGGATAATAAGATTCTATGGTTGAATCCACTTCTTTAGGTGTTCTTTCCTGTGCAAAAGAAAGCCAAACAATTgcacaataaaaacaaacacatgatTATATTTTTTAGAATAGAGTAAGCAAGGAAATCTTGCCACATCCTACAGAGACAATTAAAGCACCATGGAAGAaagtttttagaaaaatacaaaacccagCTGCTCCCATTTAGTCATCTACAGTGAAAGAAGGCAGTAAGTGCCAAGTTCCTCTGAAAGTCTGGGCTGATCTCCATAAGCTAATAACCAAAGCTatacaaattaaaattctgCTAACACAACTGTTAAGATCTTTTAGAATGTGGTTATCATAATAAACAAAGTTATTCAGTAATTTATGGGAAAAGTGAGAAGATCAAAACACTGATTTAATCCTTTGGGGCAGAGTGTTTCCATGATCTTACCACCAACAAGCTCGTTAAATTATCTGCACAGCACATCTCTCTAAACCAGTAAGCAGCTCTTTGTTCTGCTAGCAGATTAACAGAGCACTAGAACAGCACAAAAAAATGCCACCTGTAATTTGTCCTGTAGCTCCTTATTATGCAATGTCAAAGAAGCAATTTTTGCTTGCATCAACAGAAGTAGATCTTGCTGGTCAGCTTCAGAACTCACATCCAATAAACTATCAGCacctttggagaaaaaaaaagactcaaaagctttcaaaaagctGAACTGCTAGCTAGTTAGTTATTCTAACCTTTCAAATTAAACAGTTTGTTCCCATGACCGCTAAGTGTACTGAGCAAGCAAACTGTTCCTAGAAACTGTTTCCCAAAAGATGTGTTCGATCACCCAATAAAAGCAGGAAGTTTTGGTGGGGAGCCGCTAGTGAAATTACAAAACATTACTCCCAATACTTATTGTGTCTCACATTCTAAACGGAAAGGCACAGAGGATTTCTGACCAGATTTCAACATTTCACACCACCTAAAACACGtaagcaaatatgaaaataaggaTTAAGTGTTATTGTATACCTGTCGTGCTGTCACTCAGCCTGTCTTTATTATCTCGATGCAAGGAGCTGAATTCTTCCTGCTGAGACACCAAAAGAAAACGCTTTCACAGAAAGTGGATGTAAAGTTGGACAGTTCACCAAAGAGAAGTACAGACAGTATAGATCTTGCCGGATAGTGGGTTTCTTCTATTTCTGGGCTCTTGTTTAATTGTAGCATGTGGCCAGTATTTTAAAGTCTGCAAAAGGCATTCAAGTTCCTTTGCCCAGTTCTCATTAAATGTTAATGAAACATGGGCAACAATCTCATAGATAATTTGGAAGGCTGCAGACCCTGTGataaataattgcaaaatattatgtatgtaaaaaaaaccaccaaacttcaatacctgtcctggttttggctgggatagagttaattttcttcctagtagctggcatagtgcttgtgttttggatttagtaggagaagaatgctgataacacactgatgtttttagttgttgctaagtactgcttatgctagtcaaggacttttcagcttcccatgctctggcaggtgcacaagaagctgggagggggcacagccagaatagttgatccaaactgaccaaagggctattccataccatatgacgtcatgctcagtatagaaactggggggggggttggtcggggagcagcaatcgctgctcgggaactgtctgggtattggttggcgggtggtgagcaatcgcattgtgcatcacttgctttgtatattattattattatcattattgtattgttgttattatcattactattttactttatttcaattattaaactgttcttatctcaacccaggagtgtttctcactcttagtcctccaattctctcccccatcccatcggggtagggggagtgagcgagtggctgcatggtgcttagttgctggctggggctaaaccacgacagtttgGTGAAAGGGTCTCTACTTTTTGCATTGCACAATGCCATGCACTTCACTGGTATTAGGTAATGAGCTCTCCCAGCATTAATAGTTTCATAACCATATTCCTAAATACTTACTAATTTATGATTAATTCTGTTTACATATTGAGTAAACATTAAAGTAATCCACACTTGCTTTATAAATTGCATTGAAACAGATTTGGATTCCTTTTTGTTCCAAAAATTCATCTAATTAATTCACAGGAGATTCTGCAGTCAGCAAACTAGGTTATTAAGGTACTGTACTTTCCTTCCCCAAGCTTAGTAGGAACAGAAAACTTTGATACCTTGCACACTTGGTCAGCAAAGAAAGCCTGCCCTTTTCCAGTCATAGGAGTTGATGAGTGTGGAGAGGACGAATCACTGAGCTGTAAAAGAttttatgtaaatatgtatgtatacatacatgtacatataACTACCTCTCTAACACATGCCCATGTATAGACACACACACTAAAGAGTACTTTTCCCTGCACTAATGTAAGTTACAACTCTAGGTTAGTTTCAAAGAGTAGATCTAATTATTCAGTGCTCTTCTGAGTCAGTATTACATATGCAGTATAGCTGCTATACAGGTAACATTCCTGTTTAACATGAAATCTGTTAAACTGCATTTTGATACTATATGAATCTattcaagtattttattttcatatgtatATAGGCATATAAtaatgtgtacatatatatgtatatttaaaatatacataattATTTACTTATGGAAGTCGGCAAAACCAGGAGACCTTCAACTTTAGATGGAAGAAGCAATTGTACAGTAAAATTTGTACAGTTATATCTTAGATCATGCTATATTTCAAGCAATTTTCTTAGTCAACCTAAACAACATGTGCTTTCATGGTGTCATCCTAATGTCAGGAAAAGCACTCATGGCAAGACAGGCATATAAAATAACAGTGATAGAGCAAATCCAGCCCACATCATGCTCAAAGCACTTTTCACCCCCTAAAAGCATCTCAAAATTGGTGTCGTCTTTACCTGAATAGGACTGATAGGAGGAGATGgggctttgcatttttttggaGTTCCACTTCTTTCTGAACTTAATTTAGAGCCTTGATCATGCTGAAAGTTTCACCAGCCAGAAAAAGTAGGTTTATTAGTTTGGTTAGTAAAGTCCGAGcaatttgttttataaaaaaataaaatcctacaTTAATCTCAACTTTTGCAGCTCATGCAGTGCcttatcattttttttcctatgtaaaGACTACATCTCTACTAacacaaagatattaaacatgTCTGACAATAAGAATCTGCCCCCTTGTAATCCATGCTttagtgaaaacaaacaagatttagtgaaaaagcagaagctgacAACAGGTTTAGCACTAGTGATCTTACATACTTCCATTCATACATAGTCCAGTCATGTAATTCTTAATGACTACCCTCTTTCCTCTCCATCAGCTTCTGCTCGAGCTCCCTGAAAAACCCACCTCTCCACTCAGAGAAAGAATGAACCAATGCATTGCACCCTCATCCACTTTCCAGCCACCAGGTCTACAATTTACTTTCACTCCAAGATATCATgatactaaataaaaaaatgtaagaaactTATTTAATTGCCTAAACCTGCTGAGATTCTCACAGGTGGGGGTCCCCAGTAAGATGTAACCGGGTATAACCTTTAATTATGTGTTTTGGAAACAGAGAACTTTTCTAGATCATCTTCTCTACAGTTTGAAGAGATAGGGAGTTCGAGAGCCAAGATCCTGCATTACACATGAGAAACGTAGAGTATCTTCCTGGCACACGTATGTGCATATACACacatcctcccttccttttctcaccGAGGGTGCTGGCTGCTATTACAGAGAGAAGCTAAGTTTAAAAGCGATGTTCCTGAAACACATTTCTTAAATAAGCAACAAAAACCTTTCACATTACAATGGCAGCGCATCTCACAGTGACATTTACTAGTGCTTCTAGTCATGTcaattactgttttttcttaagttaCAAGCCTATATAGcccaagtatttttaaaaccaaaaggaCAAAtacctgttttgcttttgtcgGTGACTTTGTACctgtgaagcagaaaagaagtGGAATTAAGAACAGCTAtcaaagaaaaagttatttgcCATTCCTAACCCATCTCTCAGCTCTACTTCCCACACCataaatgctttgtttttttaattcctgtctGAAATCTGAGAAATATACTTTAATTTCCAAATTCCATTTGAACCATatcctttctctgctgttttttgTACTTCATATTGAGATAAAATTCGAAGGATTATGACAATTCTTATTCTACTATAGTCTCGCACCATTCTTGCACATTAGCTTCCTACTTTAGAAATCTGTCTTAGTTTGACCATAAAGCCCTCTGTCTGCATTAGTTCCTTCTCCAGTCCTTCTACTGAGGAGCTATATGTTCCACTTACTCTTTCACATAAGAGGATCTATTCCAAACTGTATGCAAGACTTCATGATGCTGCTACATCAgcttatcttttctttctccaaaacacCTCTTTTTGCCCTGCTCAGTGCTTTATCCCATGCTAAATATTACCATCTATGGCAAAGACcacattttcctgcttttgggAAGACTCAGCCAGACCATCTTGAAGAtggcttttgaaatttttcaggCTACCTTATGAAGTAAATTTTTTCATTGCTAAACATACATGTAGCTAATTCAAGAAGTGACAAACTACAGATCGGCATCTCTTACGTACCCAGATCCTGAGATAACTTTGATGATAGGAGATTCTGGATCCTTGTATTCTCGGAGAGCTTGGAGTAATGCAGGGCATTCTGTTCAAAGACATCTACTAAATTGACATCTGCACCTTTCCTAAGGAAGGCTTCCACCATGTTAAGGCTACCAGCTTCACAAGCCATCATCAAAGCAGTTCTggacaaaacaaatgcaaagtgTCAAGACTGTACTCTTTAAGCAGCAGCtcattttttcaggaaaaaagtgtgaCAGTTACTGTGCAATAAAGTCCAAGATTTTATCAACATGTGTATTGACACATATATGTAACTGTTGTTTCTCTTTACAAACACCTACCTGcccctccccctcttccccatACTCCCCAGCTGGATCTTCTGCAAAGATCTGGCTTGCTTTGCACACATCTccaaacatttctaaaaatgggTTCCTGAGGTTAAGAGGAGAGTCATAGATAGAAATGGCTGCAGGATTAAATCAGACTATTAAATCTCACTGCCACACTCCAATTATAGCTCAGCAAGTGGTGGTACAAGAAAGGAAActttgtggttggtgtctactacaggccaccgGATCAAGAAGAGGAGATTGATGAAGAGTTCTTTCTTCAACTGCAGAAAGCATCACACTCACAGGCCCTGATCCTGAtaggggacttcaaccacctggacatctgctggagaAGCGGCACAGTGAACTGCAAGCAGTCCAGGAAACTACCGGAGTGTGTTGAGGACAACTTCCTAGTACAGGTGATGGAGAGCCCAACCAGAGGAGAGACACTTCTGGACCTGTTGCtcactgtggtgggttgaccctggctggatgccaagtgcccaccaaagctgctctatcactccccttctcaactggacaggggagagaaaaaataatgaaaaagcttgtgggtcaagataaggacagggagatcactcagcaattaccaacACGGGCAATACAGCCTCAACTTGggggaaaaacagtttaatttattaccaatcaaaactgagtagggtaatgagaaataaaagcaaatcttaaaacacattccccccacccctcccttcttcccaggctcaacttcactccccatttctctacctcctcctcccgagcagcacagggggacggggaatgggggttgcggtcagttcatcactcgtcgtctctgccgctccttcctcctcaggggaggattcctcacactcttcccctgctgcagcgtggggtccctcccacgggagacagtcctccatgaactgctccagtgtgggtcccttccatggggtgcagtccttcaggagcagactgctccagcaggggtcccccacggggtcacaagtcctgccagcaaaattgctccagcatgggcttctctctctccaccggtccacaggtcctgccaggagcctgctccagcacgt from Pelecanus crispus isolate bPelCri1 chromosome W, bPelCri1.pri, whole genome shotgun sequence encodes the following:
- the LOC142596418 gene encoding ankycorbin-like, yielding LPQTNEWNKNDDRLLQAVENGDPEKVASLLGKKGASATKQDSEGKTAFHLAAMKGHAECLRIMVTHGADVTAQDGAGHSALHLAAKNSHPDCIKSLLQTKCPSDSTDNSGKTALHYAAACGCLQAVQLLCEHKCPINVKDLDGNIPLLLAVQNGHTEVCKYLLDHGADINTRDENGRTALMMACEAGSLNMVEAFLRKGADVNLVDVFEQNALHYSKLSENTRIQNLLSSKLSQDLGTKSPTKAKQHDQGSKLSSERSGTPKKCKAPSPPISPIQLSDSSSPHSSTPMTGKGQAFFADQVCKEEFSSLHRDNKDRLSDSTTGADSLLDVSSEADQQDLLLLMQAKIASLTLHNKELQDKLQERTPKEVDSTIESYYPTQTEFDQTADRQSEFSAQELKSTLNATQIQEKLTSPSEVKMKYLQEDLKDVQRKLENSEAKRKHTEAQVQSRVPETDHLNSTDISENGSDLNLKFQETQNKYEEAVKEVLNVQRQMKLGLVSSESEETSSELSRLKVTCEEVEMLKQELKRALEESERQKEKVRALQKKFEEREQNVASKLSVEDCEKIKNSYCSVIDNINQEKALLIERYKEGQEEIKRLQDKLTNQTQLESSAEAGEIKDAMHRIIDELNRQLSELSQLYKEAQTELEDYRKRKTLDDIALDYIPRDEHEKLMQVTNSLKYKAENELSEMKSQYTKVLDEAEELKQLLDTQKQNSLPINEHHQVMNALRNTVKEMEEEINELKGLLTNKESEVRNLQKELLEEKAAINEAMVPKATYENLQSSLEGEVSVLSSKLKDVIKEKENVSLDAMQLRNEVLHLKEEKEGMHTLLEAKEREVAGLHQKYHQAQDDLLEMKRYSESSSKLEEDKDKKINEMSKEVSKLKEALNSLSQLSYSTSAPKRQSQQLEALQQQVKQLQNQLTETKKHHQEIVSVYRMHLLYAVQGQMDEDVQKVLKEILSICKSQSQKK